A single genomic interval of Cygnus atratus isolate AKBS03 ecotype Queensland, Australia chromosome 22, CAtr_DNAZoo_HiC_assembly, whole genome shotgun sequence harbors:
- the TIRAP gene encoding toll/interleukin-1 receptor domain-containing adapter protein, which translates to MAGWFRRLLQKPKQSSSCTGSSRNASTGRSASSSPSSSSSARSSSSSAGTAVARAGRPAPVDISSSGSARWAKSYDVCICHSEVDLEFVEELVSYLESQPQSFRCFLQLRDAVAGSAIMTELCDAVQNSHCWVMLITPSFLQDPWCKYQMHQALAEAPMANGRTIPVLKDIDRKDYPRELRNLYYISTVLKENSFRQIRDTVLRYLEELCRSSASGTEQ; encoded by the exons ATGGCTG GGTGGTTTAGGCGGCTCCTGCAGAAGCCCAAGCAGAGCTCCAGCTGCACGGGGAGCAGTCGGAATGCCAGCACCGGGCGTTCAGCTTCCTCatcgccctcctcctcctcctcggccaggagctccagctcctccgccGGCACTGCCGTGGCTCGGGCTGGCCGCCCGGCACCAGTGGACATCAGCAGCTCGGGCAGCGCCCGCTGGGCCAAGAGCTACGACGTGTGCATCTGCCACAGCGAGGTGGACCTGGAGTTTGTGGAGGAGCTGGTGTCCTACCTGGAGAGCCAGCCGCAGAGCTTCCgctgcttcctccagctgcGGGATGCCGTGGCAGGCAGCGCCATCATGACGGAGCTGTGCGACGCCGTGCAGAACAGCCACTGCTGGGTGATGCTCATCACCCCCAGCTTTCTCCAGGACCCCTGGTGCAAGTACCAGATGCACCAGGCGCTGGCCGAGGCCCCGATGGCCAATGGGCGCACCATCCCCGTGCTGAAGGACATCGACAGGAAGGACTACCCCAGGGAGCTGCGCAATCTTTACTACATCTCCACGGTGCTCAAGGAGAACAGCTTCAGGCAGATCAGAGACACTGTCCTGCGCT ACCTGGAAGAGCTGTGCCGGAGCTCTGCAAGCGGGACTGAGCAGTGA
- the DCPS gene encoding m7GpppX diphosphatase yields MAEGPEPKRRRAEAGAGAEAEAEAGAEAGAEPGPGAPFPLGSVRLRRLLRDSAREKAAFVHGQVTGPSGEDTDAVLILEKTPFQEEKIEELLKKHTKLELQMSNDIYSTYRLYPPPELSEIKTTVVYPATEKHLQKYLRQEVHLIRESWEDYKNITLPFIQSQSFSIQWVYNILEKKAEADRIIHENQDPCNGFVLVPDFKWNQNQLDDLYLIALIQRRDVKSLRDLTGEHLPLLKNILQEGKEAIVKRFGVPGSQLRIYLHYQPSYYHLHVHFTALGYDAPGSSVERAHLLADVIDNLALDSAYYQKRALTFALRADEPLLKKFQEAGRV; encoded by the exons ATGGCGGAGGGCCCGGAGCCGAAGCGGCGGCGGGCagaggccggggccggggccgaggcCGAGGCGGAGGCCGGGGCCGAGGCGGGCGCGGAGCCGGGCCCCGGAGCCCCGTTCCCGCTGGGCTCCGTGCGGCTGCGGCGGCTGCTGCGCGACTCGGCGCGGGAGAAGGCGGCCTTCGTGCACGGCCAG GTGACCGGCCCCTCGGGAGAGGACACGGACGCTGTGCTGATCCTGGAGAAGACTCCCTTCCAGGAGGAGAAGATCgaggagctgctgaagaagCACACCAAGCTGGAGCTACAGATGTCCAACGACATCTACAGCACGTACCGCCTCTACCCGCCCCCCGAGCTGAGCG aGATAAAAACCACAGTGGTGTACCCCGCCACAGAGAAACACCTGCAGAAATATCTCCGCCAAGAAGTGCACCTCATCCGTGAAAGCTGGGAGGATTACAAGAACATAACGCTGCCCTTCATCCAGTCCCAGAGCTTCAGCATCCAG TGGGTGTATAATATCCTGGAGAAGAAAGCTGAGGCTGATCGAATCATCCATGAAAACCAAGATCCCTGCAACGGCTTTGTTCTAGTTCCAGATTTTAAGTGGAATCAAAACCAG CTGGACGACCTCTACTTGATAGCCCTCATTCAGCGCCGGGACGTTAAGTCTCTTCGGGACCTCACAGGGGAGCACCTGCCTCTGCTGAAGAACATCCTGCAGGAAGGCAAG gaAGCCATAGTAAAGCGCTTTGGTGTGCCTGGATCCCAGCTGCGAATCTACCTGCACTACCAGCCCTCCTACTACCACCTGCACGTGCATTTCACTGCCCTGGGCTATGACGCCCCGGGCAGCTCCGTGGAGAGAGCCCATCTCCTGGCAGACGTGATCGACAACCTGGCGCTGGACTCGGCCTACTACCAGAAACGGGCCCTGACCTTTGCCCTGCGGGCTGATGAACCTCTGCTTAAGAAGTTCCAGGAGGCAGGAAGAGTGTGA